In the genome of Dermatophagoides farinae isolate YC_2012a chromosome 4, ASM2471394v1, whole genome shotgun sequence, the window TGATCATACGAACAAATCAGATAGACCGAATTATCCATTGTTACCAATTTCACATGAATAGCGTTCAGAATGTAATCAGATATTTGCCAGGCAATTTTATCAaagattttatcattaatcaattgataaacGCTTAGTTCATATTTATAGTTAGAATCTTCGGAATTTTGTATCAAACTTAGATAGATTTGTGATCGTGAATGGTATAGGATATCGAAATCGGGAATTCGTTCGAATTTGATCACTTGTTCCTCGATGAAATTTGTCTGTAGGATAATATTGTTCACCCAGGACGGTGAAGAACCTTGTTGAActaaaaaattcaacgaaAGAACCAATATAAAATCGCCAATGCCCACTGAAAatggttgttttttatgCTGAAATAATGCGATTATTTTGAGACGATATTTCTGTCGGCCAGTACGAATGacaaatgattttaatttcgCACATTGATGATAAGCCGGATCACCACCCACAACCATTGTCGTTTGACCAATACGGTatttatcaatgaatatGACCATTGAATCGGAAACGAATTGCCATAAATTCAATTGCTGTGTACGATGATCGACCGATATCAATAATTGGCTATTATTAACTGGTAGATTAGGTTCTGGTACGGCAATCAAACGTTGATTATCCATCAATTCCAGTTGATAATCTGCACCGGGGAGAAGTATATCGAATTTGACAtctgaaattgaattcatgaaaagtattatcaattaaataaaatagaCATTGAAAGTCAACGAAGAATCAATGTTACATTCATAATCACCGACAGCTGGTCTTTTCTGCTGTATCAATTcgaaatattgattttgagcttcaatcaatttgaacaCTTTTGTCTTGAATAATTGTATATTCTCCAATGAACTTTGCATGAATGGACTGATCAAATCATTAGTATTACTATCGACCGATCCATAGTATTCGTACGGAGCCTGACCATTGATCGAATTCCATgataacaaaattaaaagacAAAAAAGCAGATAACTAAACATTGAATTagacaaaatataaaaatgatgatgatggtccaTTGTGCTTCGACCAttcgaaattaaaaaaaaacaacaaaatatgcggataattttttgcatttcaatttataacCTCTTCAATTGTGACAATTAATTAGAGAAGGGTGGATTTACAATATTTGGACATTACAAATCCACCCACATTTATTATCGCCATCTATCTATTTTAATTGGTTTTTTCCGATagaaaaattacaatttgcACGCATGCATGCAAGCATGCACTGATCTAAAACCCGCCAAAAATTGTCCGAGCAAAAAGCTTTAAAAAAATCGGAAAAATCTCGCATGCAACATTATCACCAGAATTAGTAGCGGcattgccaattttttttgcatgtgCCTCTCCTTCGTAAAAAAGCTGGCAGTACCGTGGTCGATTTGAAGCTTTTTGCTCGGACAATTTTTGGCGGGTTTTAGCACAGTGTGCATAATGTGTTGATGGTTTATCATACAGCTGTGTAAGCCCTGTACATTTcgttgtttgtatttttccaCTGTTTTGTGTATTTAACTCAAATAATAACCTGTCCTTTGACCTGAAGACGGCCGACATTTaaatcatcagaatcatttGCCTTTACGATGAATAGAATTTGTTTCTGAAacattaaataaaattattattcttttttttcgacggATTATTAACACACCATATTAATTTAAacttttgatttgatcgacGGGAATATCTCTATTATTATCgtgtaacattttttttttttttttggaattctAATCATGGAACctaatcaacaaacaattgaCACTGATGAATATTCAAACGATTCAGCTAGtgaaacaatcaataatctTTTATCTAATCGTATTTGTAagtgatatttttttgattacaatTAATTCATTAGATTTATAAAAATGTTACTTTCTATTCAAGTACGAACAAGAAATCTCGAAACAAGTAAACAACCACCAAATGTTGAGGAACAAATTATTCGTAAACGTGGCCGTCGTCAATGGGAAAAATTAACACCAAAAACACCACCAAAACGTGCTGTAAAACGTACATTaggcgatgatgataattcatcgGCAACGACAACATCAAGTCCTGgaccaaaaccaaaagaatCACCATTTACGAAATGTTTACGTGGATTAATGAGTCCAACTCCGAAGGTAAGAAGTgaaggatcatcatcaagatcatcAGTAATCATAAATCGAGTATTGAGGTCGACCGAATCACATAAATCATACTATTATTCACCACATCAACCTTATAATCTACGTTCAAGAGATGTAAATTTCCGGAATTCAAGTAGAACCAGTATCACCAACGAAACAGATGATAGTGGCATTGGATTAACACCAGATATTGGCAGTAAAGATACTCCATCATCTACAATTATCAGATCAAATTCTTTGccaaattcatcatccaatatTAAACGAATCAATCGTATACGACGaagatttgattttaattaacgacaattccatttgattttcttgcAACATTGAACACTTTTtgatattgaattcaattaacgaaacattattattagtcaaatttataattaattCTGATTATTGGTTATGACAAAAAACTAATGgctaattaaattaaaataatgtaatttcaatttaagcCTTTCtataatcaaatgataatcgtGATCGATTCCATTGTGATgcttgaatgaatgttgttcGCATGTCATGACTATGTTGACTTGTTTCAATtcttggttgttgttgttgagatttCTGTTGATCTCTTCGTATGGGATAGGCTAAACCTATTGTTGAACTTTTATCAGAACCTCGACTTCGAATACTTGGACTGTTGTACATGTGCAAACCAGCTGATGATAGCGGTGGTGCAGGTagattcgattgttgttggttagAGTTAAATTCCATAGTTCGACGTCGAAAAGCAGAGTCAACggcatcaacattgaaatcTAATTCCTGATGATTGAGAAAGTGATGATCCATGTTGCTTGCTGGTTGATGATTGCTCAATTGTTTATCAACATGATGCATAAATGTGgccatgaatgaatcattcgGTGCTTCCGATAGGTTTACCAATCgatgtgtttgttgttgttgaaaatctCGTTGTTCTCGTTCCAATTCACTTAGTTGACGTTCCAGTTGTTCGATTTCTCgatctttttcatcaattcttAACTGAATCGCAGTTCTTTCGGCCAATGATTTCTTCACTTTGTAATTTGCTTTCAGCAAATATTGTATACTTTGTCGATATCGTTTCATCTGAAATAGATACACTGAATTCAAACTTTTGCTTAGATGTGTGTAATCGCGAAAATAAATTCCCATTTCCAAGTTCAAATgtttatcgatcaatttaCTGGCACAGTTTGGACCACAATTACTGCATTCTGTTCGCAATGATATACATGTTTTGCAGAATATTTTACCACATTTggtaaaataataatcaccattCAATGATGGAGTGTTTCTATTCACCAAAGCTGATGGATGGCAACGATCACAATAGATGATGCTGGATTCTACATTCATATTCACAAGCGAACATTGAACATCAAATGAACTTTTACATTTGACGACTAACACAAAGACCAACATTCAGAaagattcgattcgaatcattCGAAATGAGATATCCATAGATAATGtataatcaacatcaacaacaacaaaaaacaaacaaaaagattgaattttaaaatgtttttttaattaaaaattttatatccATTTCAAAATACAAAGTCCAGttatttttaattcttttgtaccgaatttaaaattgataatgattgatgatgattggtgtGGTTGTTTATCTATTTATTTGATGTGTGAGTGAGAAGGAAAGACAAATGTGTTAAAGACAGATGGATTGATTACGAATGTccattttgtgtttgtatatcGGTATATGGATAGGGGTTAGTGGatgaaatatattcaataaatgaataaatgttacACCGGGTGTGTGTagataaaatgaattaatatggaaaaaaaactaaatatttgtacatcgttgttgttgttgtcaaacatcaaaaattcttgttttgtcCGATACAATTCACAATTTCATAATTTGTTGTacattgaaattcatcaaatacatcattttttgaacTTTAAAAAATGTAGAGATTCGATTTCGTTagaaaacaatgataatcaagaaaaaaaaacaaacgaaatacAGAAACCAACAAAAGAAGTAAGTAATAAAACAATTCATACAAGACTTTATTCccgatttttctttgtagAAATCTgagtttcatcatcatcatcatcatcatcatcgaaattattattataaatcaaatgTAATTTCCTGTTCACACAcagataataaataaatccatCAAATATGGgtgtgttcgtgtgtgtgtgtgtgtgtgtatgtaaaaAATGTGTATAAAtgagatgaatgaatttaaaaaaaaatgagacgtggttttttattattttgatgttcTGTGCATTTTTTATAAccatatatatgatatatgataataatgatgatgatttgaatatatatcgGGTATTGACAATTGTATCGAAAGTAagaatatttatataataataatggataaaaatcaattcaaatgaataatgaataataatttgttgaGATCAATTAATCGGATAAGCTTTCATTGAAGTTGGAGAGTTGAACTTGAAcacgaataataatcatcattctagtAGTAGTTCTGGCCCCCACCCTTCCATAATTACTTATCACCTACAATGTATAATGTAAATTAGCCATGAAATAAggtcatcatttgaaaaaaaagattctaaGTTGGGAGGAAAAGAATGGGACAAAGTTTAATTCGAGACTaaacagtgtgtgtgtgtatgatggtgttttaatagaaaaataaGGTCAAACAATACTAGGTTggcattttgattttttttctcgttgcATCATGTTAGGAAAGagggttgttgttgtttggctTATGCTCTAATCTGTGAACCAGCACAAGGTGTTttcataaagaaaaaaaagtgtggAAAAGATATTGCACTGAATTTAGGGGCGAATATGAATcgtaatattattattattattattataattgtcTGTGTttggtgtttgtgtgtgtcataCAGCATCCGAATCGCATTATAGTGAAAAATGGATCGGATGaccaatcatcataagatttgaaacatttgttCACTaggtggttgtggttgtgaAGTTGATGTagaaattatcgattgatcacCTGTAAGACAGGCAATCAAATCGGTTGTAACAGGTCCGGCACCAGATGAACcatccgatgatgattcagatgatgtatgatgatgtaataaGTGATGGGATGATGAATGTGGATTTAGGACAATAAATGAAGTGGCCGTAGTTGAAGATGTACTCGAAGGATCTGTTGGTGttgtggtcatcatcatgaatggtgtctgttgttgtgattgttgaaaaattagatgtttgtttgcctgttgttgaagaaatgttgaagatgatggtgatagtggaaatgttgatgaactTGCAGTTGAAGAATTAGTCGCCGTAACCAGCATCGGCATGAAATCTGTATTGGTCGTTGAATTATGATTCGTATTATTCGTAATATCCATTTTGAATAGAGTACCACCAGTCGTAGAATTTGTACATGgaacaatcattgatgatgaatgttgtgGCAGTGTTTTTGAATGTTCCAGAATAATATTCGGATCATGATTTGTCTTATCAGTGACATTGGTGggtaatgttgatgttgtattCGTATTTGTAGCAGATGATAATGAGTATGGAtgatcaacatgatgatggcgacgattatgatgatgctgaCTCAGTactaataaaataataaatcaattacaTTGAAATCTTTTATTTGTCAATGATATGTACGTACAatctatttgttgttgaattagTTGATGCCTTTGAAACGACAtggacgatgatgatgagccaGATGTATCCAACATAGGTGGTGGTTGCGTGGATGAATCCATCAGACCAATAATAGTACTAGTTCCAAATGTCGATGTCAAATGAAGTGAATTCGAATCATTCGATATGGATGTAGATCGTGTAGCTGATGATGGTATCGATGCAGTCATATCGTTACTTGTCGTATTAGTACTACCATCGGTTGTACgacgaaaaaatgaatgttgtaATGCTTGCCGTGGCGTAATTCGTGTTTTAGGGTCATAATCTAACATTCGCATGATTAGATCTTTGAATTTAAGATAATCGGCCATTGAATGACCAGGTTCACCAAGCCGACGACCACCAGGACCACCTGTTTCAACTCCCAAAATGTCGGATAATTTACGGCTACCAGGTAGTTTGTACtgtttataatgaaaaaccaaacacaaattagatttagattttgataacatcaaaaaaaagaatcaatcgatcacaAACCTTCATTCCATCAACAGGTTTCAAAACAGTTGAACCATCAGGTAATCGATCAAAGTATTTGAATGTACGATTTCCTTGCATAAGCATGTGTTTAGGTGGTAAGCCTAACACTTCAACGATCTTGTTCATCTGATCGGTTTCATTCGAACCTGGAAACAATGGTTCACCAGTATGCATTTCGACCAATATACAACTCAATGACCACATATCAATGGCCATATCATATGGTATTCCAAGTAATACTTCGGGCGATCGATAAAAACGGCTTTGAATGTATTGATATAACTTTGAGggaagaaaatttaattatttatttatttattaagttgacaagaaaaatgaaaagagaaaaacaatgaaattacACTTACTCGTCTACCGAGCTGACAAGAACTGCCGAAATCAATAATCTTGATGGCACTTCTTTTCGGGCTGCATAGCAATATGTTTTCCGGTTTAAGGTCACAATGTATGATGGACATATGTTGATCTGATAAAAACATTAATGCCGTACACATTTGATGGGCAAATTTCCTCGTTAGATTCAATGAAACGCCACGAAAATTTGTATTCCGTAAAAGATCATAAAGGTTATATGATAGTAATTCAAAGACTAGACATAGGTGATTACGCCACATAAAATAATCCTTTAGTTTTACTATTTTGGCATTAGAATAAACCGAATGATAATTAAGACAACATCAAGGATAAATTTCTTATTTCTTACcgattttttcctttccCAATTGTAATGATGTTCCATTACATTCATAAttgttcattaattttaaaagCTTAATTTCTGTTGCAGCTTGATTCAGGAATGGCTTTcgatttttaatgattttaatgCCTACATGACATTGTGATGAATGATCATAAGCTTTGACCACCTGACCAAATGATCCTTTCCCAATCAATGATTCGATTTCATATCGATCAACAAATTTCTCTCCCGGTCGAATAATGTaatcattaaattcatcatcatagccaTCATTGTACAATCTTCGTTCTTTTTTATtaagttgttgttgctgatgatggctaccatgatgatgatgatggtgaccaCCAGTATTCGTAGTCGTTTGATTATTACCGCCAACACCAGTTCCATTATTACCATTCGATGACCAATCACTACCACTATGACCTTCTGTTTGAGCTTGTTGAGCTCGACGTTTCTTTTTTGCATAATATACCTATCGTcataaaataatataatttaaaaaaaatgtattaataaaataaaaaaaattaaaattcatacACTAGCTGTATAATTCATCGTCAAATTAATATAACAATATATAGCAAttagaatttaaaaattcaaaattttcaacaaatcaaattcaacaaaaattcaatatcacAAGTTTGAAAACTATTCATATATGACATAGCAAGGATTATCGAACGAATTAATCgtgatttgaaaatgaagattttAAAAGTTaaatttctaaaaaaattcagaacaaaaaatcaatttcgcAAAATCTAGATGGCGTTCGTCTGCCATATAGATTTGagcaattcaatttaatatataatatcAAAATTCCTTAatatttcacatttttttccgtttttattttttttttttttatattattcgaaaaaaatcaggTTTTTACACGGgagagaaatagaaaaaaaattccatcattgctcgatatttgaaaatttatcatatgaaattattgattatttatacatacatacacacgtAGAGTGAAAGAGATGCATATCTTAAAGAGAGCCGAAAAATGTTAATTAATATAACCAAACGAAACATCATTTAGATTATACCCTTCCTTCTCTTTCATCAATGAGAATTCTTAGAATTTCGCAACGATGTACTTTCATTTAACACATTTATACAAAGAGtataacattgaaaatacCATCATc includes:
- the LOC124500415 gene encoding uncharacterized protein LOC124500415, translated to MEPNQQTIDTDEYSNDSASETINNLLSNRILRTRNLETSKQPPNVEEQIIRKRGRRQWEKLTPKTPPKRAVKRTLGDDDNSSATTTSSPGPKPKESPFTKCLRGLMSPTPKVRSEGSSSRSSVIINRVLRSTESHKSYYYSPHQPYNLRSRDVNFRNSSRTSITNETDDSGIGLTPDIGSKDTPSSTIIRSNSLPNSSSNIKRINRIRRRFDFN
- the LOC124500414 gene encoding uncharacterized protein LOC124500414, which codes for MLVFVLVVKCKSSFDVQCSLVNMNVESSIIYCDRCHPSALVNRNTPSLNGDYYFTKCGKIFCKTCISLRTECSNCGPNCASKLIDKHLNLEMGIYFRDYTHLSKSLNSVYLFQMKRYRQSIQYLLKANYKVKKSLAERTAIQLRIDEKDREIEQLERQLSELEREQRDFQQQQTHRLVNLSEAPNDSFMATFMHHVDKQLSNHQPASNMDHHFLNHQELDFNVDAVDSAFRRRTMEFNSNQQQSNLPAPPLSSAGLHMYNSPSIRSRGSDKSSTIGLAYPIRRDQQKSQQQQPRIETSQHSHDMRTTFIQASQWNRSRLSFDYRKA
- the mnb gene encoding minibrain, whose product is MLLPSVIIADTGEEIKGHDPSNSHHHLHHHHLHHPHHHHRHHHQPPPLSQHHYNNSHTNVTAIQNQIQATTTTTNTGDTAGGCGMYGRIVTQDQLMALAAVQQQQTSSSTSLSSTSSSVSLSQQLPPPPPLSVQQSSFMPLASSSTTNTAMVSSNIHAGGTGNGASVAILAAASDSSTLPHPIHLGHHHHHGSSSIIAQPSLQSSSQDNLVIMSSSSSSLSSATHLPTGNSALILGQSCSNWTSSAGAGAGGGTNSILLQSTNDNNNDNLDLIRTGNTIVAKSNSLMTMSTTTSTTMTTTTAAAIITSSTVANTTSTCVSGTNTTTTTTTTNTNTTSTSSSTTIKYRDATQAPIRKLSVDLIKTYKHINEVYYAKKKRRAQQAQTEGHSGSDWSSNGNNGTGVGGNNQTTTNTGGHHHHHHGSHHQQQQLNKKERRLYNDGYDDEFNDYIIRPGEKFVDRYEIESLIGKGSFGQVVKAYDHSSQCHVGIKIIKNRKPFLNQAATEIKLLKLMNNYECNGTSLQLGKEKIVKLKDYFMWRNHLCLVFELLSYNLYDLLRNTNFRGVSLNLTRKFAHQMCTALMFLSDQHMSIIHCDLKPENILLCSPKRSAIKIIDFGSSCQLGRRLYQYIQSRFYRSPEVLLGIPYDMAIDMWSLSCILVEMHTGEPLFPGSNETDQMNKIVEVLGLPPKHMLMQGNRTFKYFDRLPDGSTVLKPVDGMKYKLPGSRKLSDILGVETGGPGGRRLGEPGHSMADYLKFKDLIMRMLDYDPKTRITPRQALQHSFFRRTTDGSTNTTSNDMTASIPSSATRSTSISNDSNSLHLTSTFGTSTIIGLMDSSTQPPPMLDTSGSSSSSMSFQRHQLIQQQIDLLSQHHHNRRHHHVDHPYSLSSATNTNTTSTLPTNVTDKTNHDPNIILEHSKTLPQHSSSMIVPCTNSTTGGTLFKMDITNNTNHNSTTNTDFMPMLVTATNSSTASSSTFPLSPSSSTFLQQQANKHLIFQQSQQQTPFMMMTTTPTDPSSTSSTTATSFIVLNPHSSSHHLLHHHTSSESSSDGSSGAGPVTTDLIACLTGDQSIISTSTSQPQPPSEQMFQIL